A genome region from Candidatus Poribacteria bacterium includes the following:
- a CDS encoding CehA/McbA family metallohydrolase translates to MQDYQPISLSALCNVGTEIIGENATPSVGAQTFHGLPFEIAEGATCFLGFGEGVNTDPIQVSVSASPKRVIFVHRLLESRIPEGEPIGRLIANYVFHYTDGETESVPIRERFEIGSVPQGWGQQTFLAIPDRQESLASRHEGPWGSAGNRQTEVSQGTPRDYYLWIWKNPRDGVEVASIEIQPQERRFIIAAITLGSLDEDPIPRRPRREVKITLPQSDDADKPFDMEVNVDRGVATYPYPLPENAPDAFINDDFKGWGESQNNKSSPAYVEVSATPSASVEVKNQGETLGTVNWGEVEEKGVVQPNERVKVEVIDSGRNWVHTTVIDEDTGEPVPCRVHFRSPHGVPYAPHGHHAHVNSNMGTWHVDVGGDVRLGQISYAYIDGTCQGWLPRGDVIVDVARGFEYTPLRTTVNIKPGQRELTLRLKRWCNMNAERYFSGDTHVHFLSTQGAHTEAQGEDLGVVNLLLSQWGHLFTNTEEFIGRPTTSADGRSIVYATQENRQHLLGHLTLLGLKEQVAPWCSDGPGEAELGGNMEVTLSHWADACHAQGGTVVLPHIPNPNCEPATLIATGRVDAVEYLTNAMYGHLEYYRYLNCGYKLPLVGGTDKMSSDVPVGVYRTYVHIPDNEEFNYDNWCKYMSAGNTFLSGGPMIRLTVDGQPIGSTINLPGNGGTVEVEAAADSIFPIHTLQIIQAGQVVASTEEKDGKAHLRLKANLKVDKHSWIAARCGGPNYAQAVPHHDGWGRGIIAHTSPVYIAVGGEWWMFDPETANYMLTLIEGGLSYIQQTARHHEHGTVTHHHGEDDHLEFLSRPFQEAREAIHRRMHHLGIPH, encoded by the coding sequence ATGCAAGACTACCAACCTATTTCACTTTCTGCTTTGTGCAATGTCGGTACAGAGATTATCGGCGAGAACGCAACGCCAAGTGTCGGGGCACAGACATTCCACGGGCTTCCTTTTGAAATTGCTGAAGGGGCAACCTGTTTCTTAGGATTCGGCGAAGGTGTTAACACCGACCCCATTCAAGTCTCTGTCAGTGCAAGTCCGAAGCGGGTGATTTTTGTGCATCGGCTGCTTGAGTCGCGCATCCCTGAAGGCGAACCGATCGGTAGGCTCATTGCCAATTATGTTTTCCATTATACCGATGGTGAAACCGAGAGTGTACCGATTCGCGAACGCTTTGAGATTGGCAGTGTGCCACAGGGATGGGGACAACAGACGTTCCTTGCGATACCTGACCGGCAGGAAAGTTTGGCATCTCGGCACGAGGGACCTTGGGGATCCGCGGGCAACCGGCAAACCGAGGTGAGCCAAGGAACACCGCGCGACTACTATCTGTGGATCTGGAAGAATCCGAGGGACGGCGTTGAGGTCGCCTCAATTGAAATCCAACCGCAGGAACGGCGTTTTATTATTGCGGCAATCACGCTCGGTTCTCTCGACGAAGACCCGATACCGCGTCGTCCCCGCCGCGAAGTCAAGATCACGCTTCCTCAGTCTGATGATGCCGACAAACCGTTTGATATGGAAGTCAATGTTGACCGGGGCGTTGCGACTTATCCGTATCCGTTACCGGAGAACGCCCCGGATGCCTTTATCAACGATGATTTCAAAGGCTGGGGCGAATCCCAAAACAACAAAAGCAGCCCTGCCTATGTTGAAGTGTCCGCGACTCCCTCCGCCAGTGTTGAAGTTAAGAACCAAGGTGAGACACTCGGCACGGTCAATTGGGGAGAAGTAGAAGAAAAGGGTGTCGTTCAACCCAACGAACGCGTCAAGGTAGAGGTTATCGACTCTGGCAGGAACTGGGTGCATACCACCGTGATTGATGAAGACACAGGCGAACCCGTGCCGTGTCGCGTCCACTTCCGTTCCCCACACGGCGTGCCTTACGCACCACATGGACACCACGCACACGTCAACTCAAACATGGGCACATGGCACGTCGATGTTGGCGGTGATGTACGACTCGGACAGATTAGCTACGCCTACATTGACGGCACGTGTCAAGGATGGCTGCCTCGCGGAGACGTTATTGTTGATGTCGCCCGCGGTTTTGAATACACGCCTTTGCGAACCACCGTCAACATAAAACCGGGGCAACGTGAGTTGACGCTCCGCTTAAAGCGGTGGTGCAATATGAACGCCGAACGCTATTTCAGCGGCGATACACACGTCCATTTTCTTTCTACGCAGGGCGCGCATACCGAAGCGCAAGGCGAAGACCTCGGCGTTGTGAATCTTCTCCTCTCGCAATGGGGGCATCTCTTCACGAATACAGAGGAATTTATCGGAAGACCTACGACCTCCGCCGATGGACGAAGCATTGTCTATGCGACGCAGGAAAACCGTCAGCACCTTCTCGGGCATCTCACGCTCCTCGGTTTAAAAGAACAGGTCGCACCGTGGTGTTCAGATGGTCCCGGAGAAGCCGAACTCGGTGGGAACATGGAAGTCACACTCTCGCACTGGGCGGATGCATGTCACGCGCAGGGTGGCACCGTCGTCTTACCGCACATTCCGAACCCAAATTGCGAACCAGCAACACTCATCGCTACTGGACGTGTAGATGCCGTCGAATACCTCACCAATGCCATGTATGGGCACCTTGAGTACTATCGTTATCTCAACTGTGGGTATAAACTGCCGCTCGTCGGTGGCACGGATAAAATGAGTAGCGATGTCCCGGTAGGTGTTTATCGCACCTACGTTCACATCCCTGACAACGAAGAATTCAATTACGATAACTGGTGCAAATACATGAGTGCCGGAAACACTTTCCTCAGCGGCGGTCCCATGATACGGCTTACTGTTGATGGACAACCCATCGGTAGCACGATTAACCTACCCGGTAACGGCGGCACTGTGGAAGTGGAAGCCGCCGCGGATTCTATCTTCCCGATCCATACCTTGCAGATTATTCAGGCAGGGCAGGTCGTCGCTTCCACTGAGGAGAAAGATGGCAAAGCGCATCTACGCCTGAAAGCGAATCTGAAAGTGGACAAACACTCCTGGATTGCGGCGCGATGCGGTGGACCTAACTACGCCCAAGCGGTTCCACACCACGACGGATGGGGACGCGGTATCATTGCGCATACCTCGCCGGTCTATATTGCTGTTGGCGGTGAATGGTGGATGTTTGACCCAGAAACAGCAAACTATATGCTGACCTTGATTGAAGGTGGATTGTCCTATATTCAGCAGACAGCACGCCATCATGAACACGGCACTGTGACACACCACCACGGCGAGGATGACCATCTGGAATTCCTCTCTCGTCCGTTCCAAGAGGCACGAGAGGCAATCCACCGCCGGATGCATCACTTGGGTATCCCGCATTAG
- a CDS encoding type II toxin-antitoxin system PemK/MazF family toxin, giving the protein MKERDVIVVYLKDTEGQLKLRPAVCLRQLPHNYHAFIACGLTTRLQYCVEGFDEIVTPQDDNLERLRETSLIRLGFLSQIQMDEIVGHIGSISEERHKRLLKKLSDYLEEVSE; this is encoded by the coding sequence ATGAAGGAGCGTGATGTAATTGTTGTCTATTTAAAGGATACCGAGGGCCAGCTAAAGCTGAGACCAGCGGTTTGCCTACGACAGTTGCCACACAATTATCACGCTTTCATTGCTTGTGGCCTAACGACGAGATTACAATATTGTGTTGAAGGTTTCGACGAAATTGTCACGCCTCAAGACGATAATCTCGAGAGGCTTAGGGAAACCTCCCTAATTCGACTTGGCTTTCTAAGTCAAATACAGATGGATGAGATCGTAGGACACATCGGCTCTATTTCGGAGGAACGGCACAAACGGCTGTTGAAAAAATTGAGCGATTATCTCGAAGAAGTGAGCGAATGA
- a CDS encoding phytanoyl-CoA dioxygenase family protein: MSDIGQFFQENGYYFAKGVYAAEEIQAMESDFDRVVDQLLKSDENVNARWGGRLMDALDGGESVIIHTHNIQSFSGVWMQAFLQEKFLDATEAILGPDIMLHHSKLFCKPPETGAPFPMHQDWQYFPSVKDSMIAAIIYVSEATDEMGCVRVYPGSHKQLGRTDGMMGSGKNAEVTDRYPIENATVLEAEPGDVLFFSYFTLHGSMPNHSNKTRKSVLVQMLAGDDEIEGENRHTNVKLVLRGWNHLATRSSVGRII, translated from the coding sequence ATGTCAGATATAGGACAATTCTTTCAGGAAAACGGATACTATTTCGCCAAAGGGGTCTACGCCGCCGAAGAAATTCAGGCGATGGAAAGCGACTTTGATCGGGTCGTGGACCAGCTCCTCAAAAGCGATGAGAATGTCAACGCACGGTGGGGTGGCAGATTGATGGATGCCCTTGACGGTGGCGAATCTGTTATCATCCATACCCACAATATCCAGAGTTTCTCTGGGGTCTGGATGCAGGCGTTCTTGCAGGAGAAGTTTCTTGATGCCACAGAAGCCATCCTCGGACCGGATATTATGCTCCACCATTCCAAACTCTTCTGTAAGCCACCGGAAACAGGCGCGCCCTTCCCGATGCACCAAGATTGGCAATATTTTCCGTCTGTCAAAGACAGCATGATAGCCGCGATTATCTACGTCTCGGAGGCTACCGATGAAATGGGGTGTGTACGCGTCTATCCCGGTTCCCACAAGCAGCTCGGACGCACAGATGGCATGATGGGCAGTGGGAAAAACGCTGAAGTTACGGACCGATACCCGATTGAGAACGCAACCGTTTTGGAGGCGGAACCCGGAGACGTGCTTTTCTTTAGTTACTTCACGCTCCACGGTTCGATGCCGAACCATTCCAACAAAACCCGAAAAAGTGTACTCGTTCAGATGCTCGCTGGTGACGATGAAATTGAAGGTGAAAACCGACACACCAATGTCAAACTGGTGCTTCGTGGCTGGAACCATCTCGCAACCCGATCCTCTGTTGGAAGAATTATATAA
- a CDS encoding Gfo/Idh/MocA family oxidoreductase: MAKEKLNFAFIGCGGNARGHGRSVSSVEDVEIVALADPSAGSLNAFKETVGLDDSVPTYADHVEMLAAAKPDAVVISSPHGLHFQHIMDALDAGCHVHTEKPMVCTVDHAKQVMAKVEETGLHLMIGYQRHLSPTYQYCRKVVQSGELGPVNFVSAHQSQNWYRNQQGKWRQDPFLGGGGQLNDSGSHLIDILLWVLEASPDTVFAMIDNLDIEVDVLTAMSIKFDTGALCNISIVGHAYGGVQEAFSIWLEEGALHLREGKLLRQEQSGSPEPVDASELPASGNKDVAFIELIRGERTENPIGVENGLRVIQLTEAAWQSAELGKPVKVDLS, translated from the coding sequence ATGGCAAAAGAGAAATTAAACTTTGCGTTCATAGGATGCGGTGGCAATGCACGTGGACACGGACGCAGCGTCTCAAGCGTCGAAGACGTGGAGATTGTTGCGCTTGCAGATCCGAGCGCGGGTTCACTCAATGCGTTCAAAGAGACTGTCGGTTTAGACGATTCGGTACCGACCTACGCCGACCATGTTGAGATGTTAGCCGCTGCCAAACCCGACGCTGTCGTCATTAGTTCGCCGCACGGTCTACATTTCCAACATATCATGGATGCCCTTGATGCCGGATGCCATGTTCATACCGAGAAGCCGATGGTTTGCACGGTGGATCATGCTAAGCAGGTGATGGCGAAGGTGGAAGAAACCGGCTTGCACCTGATGATCGGCTACCAACGCCATCTAAGTCCTACCTACCAATACTGCCGCAAAGTTGTCCAGAGTGGTGAACTTGGACCTGTCAACTTCGTCTCCGCACATCAATCGCAGAATTGGTATCGCAATCAGCAGGGAAAATGGCGACAAGACCCATTCCTCGGTGGTGGCGGTCAACTGAACGACTCTGGCAGCCATCTTATTGACATCTTGCTCTGGGTGCTGGAAGCGAGTCCGGATACCGTCTTCGCGATGATAGATAACTTAGACATTGAAGTGGATGTCCTCACGGCAATGTCAATCAAGTTTGATACGGGTGCCTTGTGCAATATCAGCATTGTCGGACATGCCTACGGTGGCGTGCAAGAAGCATTTTCTATCTGGTTAGAGGAAGGCGCGCTTCACCTTCGCGAAGGCAAACTCCTTCGTCAGGAACAGTCAGGATCGCCAGAACCTGTTGACGCATCTGAACTGCCGGCATCAGGGAACAAGGATGTTGCCTTCATCGAGCTGATTCGCGGTGAACGGACGGAGAACCCGATCGGTGTCGAAAACGGGTTACGTGTCATCCAATTAACTGAAGCCGCTTGGCAGTCTGCCGAACTCGGTAAACCCGTCAAGGTGGATCTGAGTTAA
- a CDS encoding carboxypeptidase-like regulatory domain-containing protein yields the protein MAHFRLAFVLMAFAILYTGIAVPEDQDTSKGGTIIGDIQDTTLRENYLGGVRVVCVNADGAEFETHSDKDGHFERAGLPAGQYVVNIYKPGYEDRVGKPVSVIDDGRHYVPLTMNISKNPNGNSNGGGVLRFWAYNRTKSGGPMEGLEIIITGTVGVDSPVVTGISGAHGLFQSDKLSPGTYIVTLIKNDYSLVCPMTVQAGRITDARIFLPIPDKNTDANVPQAQESEWADAKNVIHGRIFEMVPSYTLLSNVKVVIEDANRIVFSDTSNADGEYECRGLSAGRYLISLHKDGYIEKEGMPLIVTNNGNHALGVTEEGMFVSYAVVADGSTFKLTHGMRKK from the coding sequence ATGGCACATTTCAGGTTGGCTTTCGTTTTAATGGCATTCGCGATCCTGTATACGGGGATCGCTGTGCCGGAAGATCAAGATACGTCAAAGGGCGGTACAATCATAGGGGATATTCAAGACACAACACTTCGTGAAAATTACCTGGGCGGGGTTCGGGTTGTATGTGTAAACGCAGACGGTGCAGAGTTTGAAACGCACTCTGATAAAGACGGACATTTTGAACGTGCAGGTTTACCCGCAGGTCAGTACGTTGTCAACATCTATAAGCCCGGATACGAAGACCGTGTAGGAAAACCTGTTTCAGTTATTGATGATGGACGGCATTATGTCCCACTAACGATGAACATATCCAAGAACCCCAACGGTAACAGCAACGGGGGCGGTGTCCTTCGGTTCTGGGCTTACAATCGCACTAAATCCGGAGGGCCAATGGAGGGGCTTGAGATTATAATTACCGGAACTGTTGGCGTTGATTCACCAGTAGTGACTGGTATTTCCGGCGCACACGGACTATTTCAAAGTGACAAATTGTCTCCGGGAACCTACATCGTAACGCTCATCAAAAATGATTATTCTCTTGTTTGCCCAATGACTGTTCAGGCGGGCAGAATTACCGATGCCCGTATATTCCTCCCAATTCCCGATAAAAACACGGATGCCAATGTTCCACAAGCACAGGAATCGGAGTGGGCAGATGCAAAAAATGTTATCCACGGCAGGATTTTTGAAATGGTGCCTTCTTATACTTTGTTGAGTAATGTTAAGGTTGTGATTGAGGACGCAAACCGGATTGTGTTTAGTGACACATCCAATGCCGATGGTGAATACGAGTGTCGGGGTTTGTCAGCAGGTCGCTATCTCATTAGCCTCCATAAAGACGGATATATTGAGAAAGAAGGGATGCCCCTAATTGTTACGAACAATGGAAACCATGCTCTGGGGGTTACTGAAGAAGGTATGTTTGTCAGTTATGCCGTGGTTGCCGACGGAAGCACCTTTAAACTCACACATGGAATGCGGAAAAAATAG
- a CDS encoding Gfo/Idh/MocA family oxidoreductase — translation MIRVGKISMAHVHAGGYARRIHENPETELVAVWDEEEYGGRSAAEQYEVPFYTDLDEMLSRDDIDAVAVDAITSDHPRVMIAAAEAGKHIFTEKALAITVAECDPIIEAVEKAGVKFMISLPSRANPEILFAKKAIDDGLLGDITFGRGRIAHSAALDSWFSGTSAWFADPVRAGGGALFDLGCHRVDVIRWLMGEPKSAIAKINNFTGNFPIDDNSVSVVEFANKALGVIDVAWTHRSGPNMLEIYGTEGSFAAGHGEMHFETRKLSDEEKAEYIANAPAAPPEPMQQWINAILRDEPMTITIQDGRNLTELMQAFYISSEQGESVDFPL, via the coding sequence ATGATTAGAGTGGGTAAGATTAGTATGGCGCATGTCCACGCTGGTGGCTACGCCCGAAGAATCCACGAAAACCCTGAAACTGAACTTGTCGCTGTCTGGGACGAAGAAGAATACGGCGGTAGAAGTGCAGCGGAACAATACGAGGTTCCATTCTACACCGATCTTGATGAGATGCTCAGCCGCGACGACATAGACGCAGTCGCTGTTGACGCAATCACATCCGACCATCCGCGGGTAATGATCGCCGCAGCTGAAGCCGGTAAACACATCTTCACCGAGAAAGCACTCGCGATTACCGTCGCGGAGTGCGATCCGATTATTGAAGCCGTTGAGAAAGCCGGTGTAAAGTTCATGATTTCGCTGCCTTCTCGCGCGAACCCCGAAATCCTGTTTGCGAAAAAGGCAATCGACGACGGACTCCTCGGTGACATCACATTCGGTAGAGGACGGATTGCACATTCCGCTGCACTGGACAGTTGGTTCAGCGGCACGAGCGCATGGTTCGCAGATCCAGTACGTGCCGGTGGCGGCGCACTTTTCGATTTAGGGTGTCACCGCGTTGATGTTATCCGATGGTTAATGGGTGAACCTAAGAGTGCTATCGCCAAAATTAACAACTTTACAGGCAATTTCCCGATCGACGACAACAGCGTTTCGGTTGTTGAATTCGCCAACAAAGCACTCGGTGTGATTGATGTTGCGTGGACGCACCGCTCCGGTCCAAATATGCTTGAGATTTACGGCACAGAAGGTTCGTTTGCTGCAGGGCACGGCGAAATGCATTTTGAAACCCGAAAACTCTCTGATGAAGAAAAGGCAGAATACATCGCCAACGCACCAGCTGCACCTCCCGAACCGATGCAACAGTGGATCAACGCGATCCTTCGCGACGAACCGATGACGATTACGATCCAAGATGGACGTAACCTCACGGAGTTAATGCAGGCATTCTACATCTCCTCTGAACAGGGAGAGTCAGTCGATTTCCCACTCTAA
- a CDS encoding WD40 repeat domain-containing protein: MMKNRFYPILITLFMTLSFTNIGCVQDSPQWPLPEGAKARLGKGSTHEIKYSPDGATLAVASSIGIWLYDAESGEEVSLLTGHTNKVSSMAFSPDGQTIASIGDWDDDTIRLWDVDIEQQLKTLTGHTGDVNSISFSPDGQTIASASEDGTIRLWDVTTGRNLKTTLIWHADRVRSVSFSPDGQTIASIGDWDDDTIHLWDVDIEQQLKTLTGHTSAVNSVSFSPDGQTIASASEDDTIRLWDVGTGQQLKTLIGHTDRVRSVMFSPDGQMIASANEDDIIRLWDVDTGGEIKTLIGYTSDVESVAFSPDGKMIASVYKSDIVRLWHFDAAYSQIPFSQYSLLDDLLPFEPTVSLWDVVTGREILTLTGHAGRGEVLSVSFSPDGNTLAGGSSEGTIRLWDVDTGQQLKTLTGHTDDVNSVSFSPDGNTLASVSDDDTIRLWDAATGREILILTGHTDDINSVSFSPDGNTLASGSRDGTVLLWELAPTLVE, translated from the coding sequence ATGATGAAAAACCGCTTCTACCCAATCTTAATAACCCTGTTTATGACACTTTCCTTCACAAATATCGGTTGTGTCCAGGATTCGCCGCAATGGCCTTTACCTGAAGGGGCTAAAGCACGACTCGGGAAAGGAAGCACACATGAGATTAAGTATTCACCAGATGGTGCCACGCTGGCAGTAGCGAGTAGTATCGGAATTTGGCTCTACGATGCCGAGAGTGGTGAAGAGGTGTCGCTGCTGACAGGGCATACGAATAAGGTCAGTAGCATGGCGTTTAGCCCCGATGGACAGACAATCGCAAGCATAGGGGATTGGGATGACGACACGATCCGTCTGTGGGATGTTGACATAGAGCAACAACTGAAAACACTCACTGGGCATACGGGTGATGTCAATAGCATATCGTTTAGCCCCGATGGACAGACAATCGCAAGCGCGAGTGAGGACGGTACCATCCGTCTGTGGGATGTTACTACAGGGCGGAACCTGAAAACAACACTCATCTGGCATGCAGATAGGGTCAGGAGCGTGTCGTTTAGTCCTGATGGACAGACAATCGCAAGCATAGGGGATTGGGATGACGACACGATCCATCTGTGGGACGTTGACATAGAGCAGCAACTGAAAACACTCACTGGGCATACAAGTGCGGTCAATAGCGTATCGTTTAGCCCCGACGGACAAACGATCGCAAGCGCGAGTGAGGACGACACGATCCGTCTGTGGGATGTTGGCACAGGGCAGCAACTGAAAACACTCATTGGGCATACGGATAGGGTCAGGAGCGTGATGTTTAGCCCCGACGGACAAATGATCGCAAGCGCGAATGAGGACGATATCATCCGTCTGTGGGACGTTGATACCGGTGGAGAGATAAAAACTCTTATAGGGTATACGAGTGATGTTGAGAGCGTAGCGTTCAGTCCTGATGGCAAGATGATCGCATCAGTGTATAAGTCTGATATCGTGCGGCTGTGGCATTTTGACGCGGCTTATTCGCAAATACCATTTTCACAATATTCTCTTCTTGACGACCTATTGCCTTTTGAGCCTACCGTTAGTTTGTGGGACGTTGTTACTGGTAGAGAGATATTGACACTCACTGGACATGCGGGCCGAGGTGAAGTCTTGAGCGTGTCGTTTAGCCCTGATGGAAATACGCTCGCAGGCGGGAGTTCGGAAGGTACGATCCGTTTGTGGGACGTTGACACGGGGCAGCAACTGAAAACACTCACTGGGCATACGGATGATGTCAATAGTGTATCCTTTAGCCCCGATGGAAACACACTCGCCTCGGTGAGTGATGACGACACTATTCGTTTATGGGACGCTGCCACTGGCAGAGAGATACTGATACTCACTGGGCATACGGATGATATCAATAGCGTATCCTTTAGTCCCGATGGAAATACGCTCGCATCAGGGAGTAGGGACGGAACCGTGCTGCTGTGGGAACTCGCGCCGACACTCGTGGAGTAG
- a CDS encoding ABC transporter ATP-binding protein has translation MELTFQVPAGGCLILLGRNGAGKTLLLNILATLVEPTSGSVSIDGVDALANTKQVRPLIGYIPVAFQGYPELPVVDYLNFFAAAYKLEKRERASAIDAVLELMDIQHLRDIKIEVLSTGERQRLLFAKTFLHEPQLWLLDEPLAPLDPGGQVEMLELIGELQAMGKTVVIATNRLEDVHRLCDTGSQDGTFVGILKDGQFTAFKKFNELRNENAEADTADSLSSNWFYEFYLEVTKP, from the coding sequence ATGGAACTTACGTTTCAGGTGCCAGCCGGTGGGTGTCTCATTCTGCTCGGCAGAAACGGCGCAGGTAAAACGCTTCTGCTCAACATCTTGGCAACTTTAGTTGAGCCGACATCGGGTAGCGTTTCTATTGATGGTGTTGATGCGCTTGCAAATACAAAACAGGTCCGTCCGTTGATCGGATATATACCGGTAGCATTTCAAGGATACCCTGAGTTACCTGTCGTAGATTATCTCAATTTTTTCGCAGCTGCATACAAATTAGAGAAACGCGAACGTGCCTCAGCAATTGATGCTGTACTTGAATTAATGGACATCCAACACCTGCGCGACATCAAAATTGAGGTGCTGTCAACTGGGGAGCGGCAACGCCTCTTATTTGCCAAAACTTTTCTTCATGAACCGCAACTGTGGCTGCTCGACGAACCGCTCGCCCCTCTTGATCCCGGCGGACAGGTCGAGATGTTAGAATTGATCGGTGAACTCCAAGCGATGGGCAAGACCGTCGTAATTGCTACCAATCGTCTTGAAGATGTTCATCGGTTGTGCGATACGGGTTCACAAGACGGGACGTTTGTGGGAATACTGAAAGATGGACAATTTACTGCGTTCAAGAAATTTAACGAATTGCGCAATGAGAATGCTGAAGCCGATACCGCAGATTCCCTCTCATCAAATTGGTTTTACGAATTCTACTTGGAGGTTACAAAACCGTAA
- a CDS encoding carboxypeptidase-like regulatory domain-containing protein — MYAKVLQKIAKLTPMVHFRGTLILVVCIALYIAGATAQESDTLDEKGIVRGYIIDTTPAQLPIAGVRVQIDNGEGHIFETTTAETGVFVYTDIPADDYLINIHKSGYQSRMGKPLVVTSGGVHSVPLTMNKQEDIFTKFRNLFRSEEQQGGTLQLQVTTPSPQSVPIENAKVTISQIRGKGSFPTNNIRITDASGEYRHDNLPSGHYFVTVRKDSYHTTFPIPVEENRMVTAAVEFPISNGTADINVLPPHETETKWVIRGKIFEIDFQQTPVSDVEVRIRGSNLKHPKVAYSNADGEYEFGLLPEHYSIFLDKDGYEEDASVRTEVAVKIRQSSVTVIKEGMFVVYETVAKGNVLALKHGISRKSFFKKYGKTIEGALFGAIISGILSFFISRYLNKRQPKHSWE, encoded by the coding sequence ATGTATGCTAAAGTGCTGCAAAAAATCGCTAAATTGACACCTATGGTACATTTTAGGGGGACCCTCATTTTAGTTGTGTGTATAGCTCTGTATATCGCTGGAGCCACCGCGCAGGAATCAGACACACTGGATGAAAAAGGCATTGTCCGTGGATATATTATAGATACAACTCCCGCGCAGCTGCCTATTGCTGGTGTGCGTGTTCAGATTGACAACGGAGAAGGGCATATTTTTGAAACAACGACTGCCGAAACAGGTGTATTCGTATACACAGATATACCCGCGGATGATTATCTGATTAATATCCACAAGTCTGGATACCAGAGTCGAATGGGAAAGCCTTTGGTGGTCACAAGCGGTGGTGTTCATTCTGTTCCACTTACAATGAACAAACAAGAGGATATATTTACCAAATTCCGGAATTTGTTCAGATCTGAAGAACAGCAAGGCGGCACGCTTCAATTACAAGTTACAACACCATCTCCGCAATCTGTTCCGATTGAAAATGCTAAAGTTACAATTTCGCAAATTCGTGGCAAAGGCAGCTTCCCAACAAATAATATCCGAATCACAGACGCGAGCGGAGAGTATCGGCACGACAATTTACCATCAGGGCACTACTTCGTTACCGTTCGTAAGGACAGTTATCATACTACTTTTCCAATACCTGTCGAAGAAAATCGGATGGTGACTGCTGCTGTAGAATTTCCTATCTCTAATGGGACCGCGGACATCAACGTTTTACCTCCACACGAGACAGAAACAAAATGGGTGATTCGTGGTAAGATTTTTGAGATCGACTTCCAACAAACGCCAGTAAGCGATGTCGAAGTCCGGATTAGGGGTAGCAACTTGAAACACCCTAAAGTTGCTTATTCCAATGCGGATGGCGAATATGAGTTTGGCTTGCTTCCAGAGCACTACAGCATTTTCCTTGATAAAGATGGGTATGAGGAGGACGCAAGTGTCCGTACTGAAGTAGCTGTTAAGATTAGGCAAAGCAGTGTCACTGTGATTAAAGAAGGCATGTTCGTTGTTTACGAGACAGTTGCGAAAGGGAATGTACTTGCGCTTAAACACGGCATATCGAGAAAAAGTTTTTTCAAGAAATATGGAAAAACGATTGAGGGCGCGCTTTTCGGAGCAATCATCAGTGGTATATTAAGCTTTTTTATTTCAAGGTATTTAAACAAACGTCAACCAAAACACAGTTGGGAGTAA